One genomic window of Manihot esculenta cultivar AM560-2 chromosome 16, M.esculenta_v8, whole genome shotgun sequence includes the following:
- the LOC110603659 gene encoding serine/threonine/tyrosine-protein kinase HT1, which produces MEEETSSWIRRTKFSHTVCHRLDSSRLATFPIAIQAERNFSLKSRPATSAYEKSVSLSNQKSSVLNKSRIQTNPLTNKQRSLSPVPQAVLSDTFKEARSERKRFSTPHPRRKDQDKGIKGKFLRKESPETKSSSPASNTSPLRHLSSHEKSKFKRDSSWTKYFDHAGGRVNAVEAADEFSVDMSKLFLGLRFAHGAHSRLYHGVYNDEPVAVKIIRAPDDDENGALAVRLKNQYDREVTLLSRLHHPNVIKFVAACKKPPVYCVITEYLSEGSLRAYLHKLEHKSLTLQKLIAIALDIARGMEYIHSQSIIHRDLKPENVLIDQEFHLKIADFGIACEEAYCDSLADDPGTYRWMAPEMIKKKSYGKRVDVYSFGLILWELVAGKIPYEDMNPIQAAFAVVNKNLRPAIPQDCPPAMRALIEQCWSLHPEKRPEFWQIVKVLEQFESSLACDGTLNLVQNPTCQDHKKGLLHWIQKLGPVHPSNSPMPKPKFS; this is translated from the exons ATGGAAGAAGAAACTAGTTCTTGGATAAGGAGGACAAAGTTTTCACACACGGTTTGCCATCGTTTAGATTCTTCAAGACTGGCGACGTTTCCGATAGCCATTCAGGCGGAGAGAAATTTCAGTTTGAAATCGAGGCCTGCAACGTCAGCTTATGAGAAATCTGTTTCCTTGTCCAATCAGAAATCATCAGTTCTTAATAAGTCTCGGATTCAGACAAATCCACTCACCAACAAGCAGAGATCTTTATCTCCTGTCCCTCAAGCAGTCCTTTCTGATACTTTTAAGGAAGCAAGGTCTGAAAGGAAGAGATTCTCAACTCCACATCCTCGCAGGAAAGACCAAGACAAGGGAATCAAAGGAAAGTTTCTGCGTAAGGAATCTCCAGAAACCAAGTCATCAAGTCCTGCATCAAACACAAGCCCACTTCGGCACTTGTCTTCACATGAAAAATCAAAGTTTAAGAGAGACTCTTCTTGGACAAAGTATTTTGATCATGCTGGAGGAAGAGTTAATGCTGTGGAAGCAGCTGATGAATTTAGTGTTGATATGTCCAAGCTTTTTCTTGGCCTCAGATTTGCTCATGGAGCACATAGCAGGCTTTATCATGGTGTATACAACGATGAACCTGTTGCTGTTAAAATTATCAGAGCACCAGATGATGATGAAAATGGAGCTTTAGCTGTTAGATTAAAAAACCAGTATGACAGAGAAGTCACCCTTTTATCTCGGCTTCACCATCCGAATGTTATAAAG TTTGTAGCAGCATGCAAAAAGCCACCAGTCTATTGTGTTATAACAGAATATTTATCTGAAGGTTCTTTGAGGGCATACTTGCACAAGCTTGAGCATAAATCTCTGACCTTACAGAAGCTAATTGCAATTGCTCTGGATATTGCTCGTGGAATGGAATACATCCACTCTCAAAGCATCATTCATCGAGATCTTAAACCCGAGAATGTTCTTATTGATCAAGAGTTTCATCTAAAGATTGCTGATTTTGGCATAGCTTGTGAAGAAGCATATTGTGATTCATTGGCTGATGACCCAGGGACTTACAGATGGATGGCACCTGAGATGATAAAAAAGAAATCCTATGGCAAAAGGGTTGATGTGTACAGTTTTGGGCTCATCTTATGGGAACTAGTGGCTGGAAAAATTCCTTATGAGGATATGAATCCGATACAAGCTGCTTTCGCTGTGGTGAACAAG AATTTGAGACCTGCTATCCCTCAGGACTGTCCTCCTGCCATGAGAGCTTTAATTGAGCAATGCTGGTCTCTGCATCCCGAGAAGAGGCCTGAGTTTTGGCAAATTGTTAAGGTATTAGAGCAATTCGAGTCTTCGCTTGCCTGTGATGGGACACTGAATTTGGTACAAAACCCAACTTGTCAAGATCACAAGAAAGGTCTTCTTCATTGGATTCAAAAGCTTGGTCCTGTGCATCCAAGTAACTCCCCCATGCCTAAACCTAAATTCTCATGA